From the Helicobacter mustelae genome, the window AAAATGCGCCTTCCTATCTTCATCATAGGCCTCCACCACAGAAATATCACTGCAGATCCAATGAGACTTACTATAGGGCTTGGTTTTCCTGAAATGTCTATTAAATTTTCCTAGAGAAAATCTAAAGATGAGCTGTTGTGCAAGGGCGGAGAGATCCCTTTTAAGATGAATCTTTTGCAGAGAAAAACAAAGCCTAGCGCCAAAAGAGGCAAGGAAAACTGGAGAGGGGCTGCCTGTGAGCACCAACATCGCGATGCTTGGCGCATAGATTTGTATATAGCGACGCGCTAGCAAGGATCCCATGCTATGGCCAATCATGATGACTTTGGCATTGGGATTCTCTTCATGGATGAGGTCATTTAGATTTTTCATGTCTTGCATAGCTTTTTCAAAGCCATCCCCTCCCATCTCTCCTAGATACACAGGCCCGCCGATACTCTCTCCATGCCCGCGATGATCATTGATATAGACACGAAAGCCCTCGCGTGTAAGGCTTTGGCATAGCCATACATAGCGTTTCCTATGCTCGATCATACCATGTGCGATCTGCACAACATAGCCATTGAAATGCTCTGGCTCATACACATCAAAAATAACATTTCCAAAATCACTTTGTAGTTTTCGCATCATCTCTCGCTTATGTTTGGGATTTTTTGGGTTTTTTGATCCCTAGCCTGGCTAGGGATTCTCCAGCTGCCCTGGATCATAGGATTCCAAAAAAATGGCCTGAGACTGGAGGTGAAAGACTCTTTGGGTGGTGTTTGGATTTTGGATAATATACAAAAAGACAGAATCCAGGGAGTTATTATAAGGAGTGGCGGGGAGGTCTTGGAATGCCCCACTCTCATATCTACGCACAAGAATCGCCCTCCCCAAGCTATCAAAAACACTAAAATTACAGATGCCCTTGAAACATTTGGCATTCAAGATCATAGGCTTTTGATTGGCGCGCTTTAAGAGAAAATTCCTCTGTGAAAAATCTTTGACCTGCACTGCGAGGGCATTTTTTGGAGTTTTTGGTCCCTTAGGGCGGCAAGCCTCCAAAAATAACACCATGACAATGAGCACGATGCTTGTAAAAAAACCTCTCATTCCCATCCTTACGACTGACTTTGGAATTCTACAAGAAATTCTTGTTTTTTTGGAAATGACAACATTTTGCTAGAAAATTTAGTAAAAAGTGCAGCTCAAATCTCGCAGTTTGCAAAAATCCCTGCACAAAAAACCAAAAATCAAATAGGCATCAAAATCGATGATAGATAGATAGGGCCATATAATTATCAACCGCGCCATTCTCAAGCGTTCTGCTATCCACATCCACACTCACGACTGTATTGGGATTGTAGCGTCTGGCAAAGAGATAAGAAAGCCCATATCCCAACAAGGCCCCAGCAATCACCTGGGTGATGGTGTGACGCCTAGCATATATGCGCGAAATCCCAACAAGTCCTGCAAGTATTGTCACTGGCACACCCAGCTTCCAGCCATAGCGTCTCTGCATGAAGCCTGCTGCAGAAAATGCTGAGGCAGTATGACCTGAGGGGAACCCATTATAACCTGTGCCATCTGGTCTCTTGCTAATCGCAGCCCAGTCAGGATGCGTTTTAGCGATGGCTGCAAATGCAAGTTTGCTTGCATAAGTCACCACCAAGGTGCTTCCCACGCCGATTGCAAGATAGCCCAAACCTTTGTAATCCCTGATTGCAAGAGAATAGGACGCTGCAAGAACAGGCAAAAACTGAAAAATATCTCCATAAATCTGAAATGCTGATTCTTCTTTAGCGCGGATGGTATTTGGCACCAATAAACAAAACACAAGGCAGAGGATGCAAAAATGTTTCTTTGTGATTTTCATAATGGGAAACCTCAAGAATCTCAGGAAAGTGGTATGCCCAGAGGGATTCAAACCCCCGACCTACAGGACCGCAACCTGTTGCTCTATTCAGCTGAGCTATGGACACATCTCATGTTGTAGAGCGCAATTGTAGCCAAAAAAACTTTAAATTTATTTGAAAATTTGAAAAAATATCATAGAATTCCAAGGCAAGATTTTCTTGCTAAATTTTTAGAAAGTGGGTGATTTTATGCCTGGGATCAAAGTTCGCGAGAATGAATCATTTGATGAAGCATATCGCAAGTTCAAAAAGCAAACCGATCGCAATCTTGTAGCCACAGAATGTCGCGCAAGAAGATTTTTTGAATCCGCAACCGAAAGACGCAAAAAACAAAAAATCAATGCGAAGAAAAAAATGCTCAAAAGACTCTATATACTTCGCAGATACGAATCTAGGTTGTAACCTATCATATTTATTTTAATTGGGGCTAAGGCCCCGTGCCACACTATAAATTATTTCTAGTTATTTTTGGAGGTTTTGTCGATGCAATTTAGTGGAAAAAATGTCCTAATTACTGGGGCAAGCAAGTCAATTGGAGCGGATATTGCTAGAGTACTTGCAGGATATGGAATCAAAGTATGGATCAATTATCGGAGCAAACCAGAGCTTGCAGAAAATCTCAAAAGAGAGATTGAGGCAGATGGCGGCAGAGCAGCGCTAATTCCATTTGATGCCACGGATGAGACAACATTCACAGAGGCCATAAAAATTATTCTTGAGAGTGATGGTGAATTGGCCTATCTTGTCAACAATGCTGGGATTACCAACGACAAATTAGCCCTAAGGATGAAAACAGAGGAATTTATGGGAGTAATTGATGCCAATCTAAAATCTTGCTTTTTGGGATGCAGAGAAGCTTTGAAAATCATGAGCAAGCAGAGAATGGGAAGTGTAGTTAATATTGCTTCAATCATCGGAGAAAGAGGTAACGCGGGACAAACAAACTATGCGGCGAGCAAGGGCGGGATGATTGCCATGAGCAAGTCTTTTGCTTATGAAGGAGCGCCAAGAAATGTGCGCTTTAATTGCGTCACTCCAGGGTTTGTGCAGACAGACATGACAGATGGACTCAGCGAAGAAATCAAAGACACCTACAAAAAAAGCATTCCACTTGGGCGCATGGCAAGCGGAAGGGAGATCGCCAATGCTGTGGCATTTTTGCTGAGTGATAACGCTAGCTATATCACCGGGGAAGTATTAAAGGTAAATGGTGGACTTTATATGTAATTTCATCATAGGGGATGGAGTGACAAAAGATCCATCACCTCTTGTTTGAATTTCACAGCATTCAATAAAAAATAACAGAACACTAAGCAGCAAGATACCACCTCCCAGAACCCACAAAAAACAAATCTGCAAGAAAGACAAAAATGCAAATAAGGAATTCCTTAAGAAATAAAAAATTCTTCCGACCCTATTGCCAGCACTCTTGCATTTTCCCTTGCTTAGCTTTGTAAATATACAAGACACGAACAAGAGCTTCTCTTATACACAAACTCACTCTCTTTCAATACCCCATTGGTGGTATAATGGAATCTATTTTTCCTAGATTCAAGGGCATTTTATGATCACTTTTTCTCACATACCACTAGAGGATTTCCTCGCTCCTCACAATCCAAAAGCACCCCAAAAGCAAACCATAGAGGATTTTGAAAAAGAACTAAAAACCTTCCTAGAAAAGGCACAAACTAGAGAGGATGAAGAATACCAAAAAAATGAAATCAATAAATTCCTAAACAAAGTCTATGGATATGACTGCAATACCAAGGGGAATATTGATAGCGCAATCTATGTCGATAATGAAGCCCAGGTCTTAATTGAAGTCAAGGCGCTCAAAAATAAAGCAGAATTTCCCAAAGATAAAGAAAACCCCCTAAGCAAAGCCCTTTGTGAGGGGATTCTCTATTTTTTAAGAGAAAGAGAAAAACATAACAACAACTCCATCAGGCACATCATCCTCTGCAACCCTTGTGAATTCTATGTCTTTGATGCCAGGAGATTTCATGTCTTCCTCAAAGATGCAAAAATCAAAAAGCTCTATGAGAACTGCGAGCACAAAAATGGCACAGACTCCTCGACGCAGAAATTCTACGCAGACCTAGAAAAAACCCTGAAAGAAGACTTTAAAGGCGAGCTTGCCTTTACCTATTTCGCACTAAAAGATGATTTCACCACAGAGGGGCTCTCCCTCATCTACCAGCTTCTAAGCCCGGAGGTGCTTCTCAAAGCAAGAAAGACGCTGGACGCCAATACACTCAATCAAGGCTTTTATGAAGAGCTGCTCTATCTCTTGGGGCTAGAAGAGATTAGCGAGGGTGGCAAGATCCTCATCAAGCCTAGCAAAGTAGAAAACACCCTCTCAAATGCCATCACCAAGGCCTATGAGCTCAACGAGGAAGAGATCTTCACACTTCTCACCACTTGGAATAATCGCATTTTATTTCTTAGGCTTTTAGAATCCATGCTTTTAGGATTTAAGCATATTCATAAGCCATTTTTGGATGCCTCCATTATCAAAGACTTTGGCACCCTGCAAAATCTCTTTTTTGAAGTGCTGGCTAAAGAGCCTGATGCCCGCTCCCCCTCGCTCATCCCTGAATTTGCCGCCATCCCCTATCTCAATTCCAGCCTCTTTGATCGCATTTCTTTGGAGAGAGAGGGCAAGATGATCGGAGGGCTCTATCCCAGTGAGCTGGTTTTATTCCCCCAATCCATCCTCAAAAAAGACAAAAGATTAAAAGACACGCACTCCCTCCCCTGGCTTGCCTATCTCTTTGAGTTTTTGCATGCCTATGACTTCACCACCACAGCCAAAGACATCACAGAGGGAGTCAAACAAAACCATGACAGGCTTATCAACTCAGCCGTCCTAGGCCTAGTCTTTGAAAAGCTCAATGGCTACAAAGAAGGATCCTTCTATACCCCAAGCTTTATCACTAGCTATATGTGCAAAGAAGTCATCACACAAGCACTCCTTGATAAACTCAACTCTACTTATTCTTGGAAATGCAAAAACTTAAAGGAGCTTAGAGAGGAGATGGGAATCAAAGGATTTCGTGAGCATAAAGAAGAGTTTTTTCAAACTTTTCTCTCTCTAAAGATCTGTGATCCTGCTGTGGGAAGTGGGCATTTCCTAGTCTCAGCACTCAATGAGATGATACAAATCGCCTACACACTCAAACTCATTCCCGCGCTCTATGAATCCACCCTAGAGCTAGAAAATGATGAAATCCTTATCAAAACTAACAATGAGCTCCATCAATACACCAAACCCAGCTCTCCTATCCAAAAATCTCATCAAATCCAAGTCGAACTCTTTACTCTCAAAAAACAAATCATTGAAAACTGCCTCTTTGGTGTGGATATCAATCCCAACTCCTGTGAGATCACAAAGCTAAGGCTCTGGATAGAACTGCTCAAATATAGCCACTATCTCTTTGATGCAGAGGGAAAAAACACAGGCACACTAGAAACCCTGCCCAATATTGACATCAATATCAAATGCGGGAATTCTCTCATCTCTTATTTCCCTCTAGATTCCAAACTTTCCATAGGCCAGACTCTAAGCTTTTCCAAAAATCTCAAAACCCAAATCCAAAGCTACAAAGATTCTGTAATGCTTTATAAAGAAGGCCTAGGAGAAAAGAATAAAATCCTGCAAGATATCACAAATATCCAATCCCTCCTCATCTCCTATCTCATCGAGCAAAAGCCTGAAAAACTTGAGCTTTTAAAAATGCTAGAGAGCTTTGTGGAGGATTATGGCGACTCTAGCTTTGATATAAGCAGTGACTTTGGCATGGAGATGCTAAGGCTTATAAGAAGCAAAAATTTTAGATTTACCCCTACACTCACAAGCCTAGAGCCAGCCCCCATAGATTCAAGGGCAGAGAAACTACTAGCTAGAATCAAAGAATGCTATGAAGTACTAGAGAATCTTAAAACTTCCCATGCCTTTGAGTGGCGCTTTGCATTCCCTGAAGTGCTAGATGAGGAGGGGAATTTCCTAGGCTTTGATGCTGTGATTGGCAACCCGCCGTATATCCGCCAAGAACTCATAAAAGATCTCAAACCTCATCTTTCCAAAAATTATAAGATCTATAAGGGCACCAGTGACATCTATACCTATTTTTTTGAAAGAGGGGCAAGCTTGCTGAGAAAAAATGAAAACGCAATCCTCTCTTTTATCACCAGCAATAAATGGGCAAGAGCTGGCTATGGAGAACTCTTAAGAAAATGGATCCTTGAGCAAATGACCCTAAAAACTTATATTGACTTCAATGGAGAAAAAATCTTTGAAAGTGCTAGCGTAGATACTTCCATCACCACACTCATCAATGCTAAATCAGAAAAAAATCATATGCTAAGCTTTCTAGCCTGTGACTCTCTAGACAAACTTCATCCTAAAAACTTCCAATCCCTCTGTATAAATTCCCTAAGTAGTGAGAGCTTTAGCTTCCAAGATCCCAAAAGTCTGGCCATCAAAGCAAAGATGGAGAGCATCGGCACACCGCTAAAGGATTGGGATATTTCTATCAATTATGGAATCAAAACAGGCTATAATGAAGCCTTTATCATCACTACAGAAAAAAGAGGGGAGATTTTAGGGGCTTGTGATGATAGTGAGAAGAGCCATATCAATGGCTTGAGTGAAAGAGAGCGCACAAGGGAATTAATCAAACCGATTTTGCGCGGGAGAGATATTAAGCGATATGGCTATGAATGGGCGGGGTTGTGGCTCATTAATACCCACAATGGTTATATAGACAATTCGTCTCTTGGCGGCTTTTGCGGGAGCTTGCATTTGTCTCACTGCGAAGCACAGACAAGTGCGTCTCATTCCTCAAATCCTACGCAACCCACAAAATCCACTCAAGATACTAGAATTGCAAATGCTTCCGCCAAAGAATCTCAAAAAATTAAAATTCCACCAATAGATATTAATCAATATCCAGCACTCAAAGCCCATCTTGATTTGCATTGGGATAAAATTGCAAAGCGTCTTGATAAGGGAATAACTCCCTATAATCTTAGAAATTGTGCGTATTTACCCGAATTTGCCAAACCTAAAATTGTCTATAGCGAAATCGTGCGTGAGCCACAATTTTATTTAGACAATGGCGAATTTAAGTTTGGAGCTTTCTATGCAGAGGCGACAAGCTTTATTTTGAGTGGAAATGAGAGTTTTGAGAGTTCTTTAGAATATCTTTTAGGGATTTTGCATTCCAAACTTGCTACTTTTGCATTTAAGAGTTTTTATGCAGGAGGAGGATTAGGTGAGAGTGGCTATCGCTACAAAAAGGCATTTTTAGAGCGGCTTCCCATCCCAAAGATTAGCAAGAGTCAAGAATATGATTTTGTAGAACTTGTCAAAGAAATAATACAAATCAAGCAAGATGCGGCAGGAGACACACAAAATAACCAAATGAGTGCGACTAAAGTCGCACATCCAAGCAAAGCCGATGCTTACAAAATTTTAGAATCTAAACTAGATTCTATGGTCTATGCACTCTATGGCTTAAGCAGCGAAGAGATAGCAATTATTGGGGGGGGGCAATATATAGTCTTTGCGCTGTTGCTTGTGGGCGCTATCCACTCAAAGCTGCTTGATTTACTCAAGCTTTTGTGCGAGCATTTTGCATCTGAACTCAAAGAGGCTTTTTATTTCTGTGAGGGATTGAGCGTGCCGAATTATCAGTATGAAGGCAAAATTATCTATCCAAATATGGCAAAAGAATTTATTGCCCATCTTGATACACAAGGATTTTTTACCAATCAAAAATGCTTTATTTTAACGGATAATGTCAGGGATAAAGATAGATTACTCTATCTCACTGCGATTCTAAACTCTAAGACAAATTTTTGGTATTTTAAGCAAATCGGAGCAACTTTGGGGGCAAGTGGCTATGAGATGAGTAAAATTTTTGTAGAAAAACTCCCTATTCCCAAAAATCCAGATGCAAAAATCCTTACACAAATTGAGGATTTGGCAAGCAGAATCATAGAATTACGCAAATCTCTTGAAGAAATGCTAAATACACAAAAGTCAAAAGCAGAAAACAAAATAGAGACAAAAGAGGAAATCCAATCAAAAGAGCTAGAGCAAAATCTAGATTCTCTGATCTATAAGCTTTATGGATTGGATGAAGAGGAGATAAAAATCATCGAATCAGAATTCAGCAGCAAGAGAGAGAGAGAGAGATCTGAAATAATTGATAAAGTCTATCAATTAGTCCTACTCTTTATCCAATCAAGATTTGCTAGCACTGATTTCAAAATCCTAAATCCTGCGGAATCTAGTAAAACTGCTCAAAATTTAGAATCTAACAAAGTAGCACAAATTCAGCAAAATTTCTCAAGACTCCTGCAAGATCCAATTTCTGATAGAGTGTATCAGGGCAAGATTGTGTGGAATAGAATTTCGCAAGAACTTTGCTTTAGTTACGATAATAAGGGGTATATGATTTTAGATTCTATGTTCATGATAACATGCTCAAAAGATATTTTTATCAAATATCTTTTGGCTTTACTTAATTCCAGTCTTTCAAAATATTGGATAAAAAATAATGCTGCGACTTTGGGTGATGGTATTTATGGGGCAAAAATTTATATAGAAAAACTCCCTATTCCAAAAATCACACAAACCAATCAAAAAATAGTAGAACAAATCACAAGCCTAGTAGATGAGATTCTCGTAATCAAGGCAAATTGTCATTCTGAACCTGCGTTAGCAAGTGAAGAATCTCTAGGCAAAAAATCAAGGGGTTCTCAGGGCGATGTTTCGGGCATTCGCCCTCAACATGACAAATCCGACACAAGCACCTTAGAATTCTATGTTGACTCTTTGGTGTACCAACTATATAATCTCACAGACGAAGAAATCAAAATCATAGGAGGCAACAATGGCTAATATCGAATATAAGCTTTTTGGCGATATTAATTTGCAAGATACTTTTTTTGATTCCTTGAGGCAGGATTATCAAGGTTTTAATGTTGGTATGAGAAGAAAGCCTTGCAAGGTGAAAAAGCCTATATTCTGTACGAAAAAGATGAGTTGGTTTGTTTTCTGTATCTCAAAGA encodes:
- a CDS encoding phosphatase PAP2 family protein, giving the protein MKITKKHFCILCLVFCLLVPNTIRAKEESAFQIYGDIFQFLPVLAASYSLAIRDYKGLGYLAIGVGSTLVVTYASKLAFAAIAKTHPDWAAISKRPDGTGYNGFPSGHTASAFSAAGFMQRRYGWKLGVPVTILAGLVGISRIYARRHTITQVIAGALLGYGLSYLFARRYNPNTVVSVDVDSRTLENGAVDNYMALSIYHRF
- a CDS encoding alpha/beta fold hydrolase, yielding MMRKLQSDFGNVIFDVYEPEHFNGYVVQIAHGMIEHRKRYVWLCQSLTREGFRVYINDHRGHGESIGGPVYLGEMGGDGFEKAMQDMKNLNDLIHEENPNAKVIMIGHSMGSLLARRYIQIYAPSIAMLVLTGSPSPVFLASFGARLCFSLQKIHLKRDLSALAQQLIFRFSLGKFNRHFRKTKPYSKSHWICSDISVVEAYDEDRKAHFLFTLNSFGNLFQGLDRVFSDYPKPLPCPRLPILMMSGLEDACGAFGRGVKKAYNHLRDQGFVDVDLKLYAHCRHEVFNEVGKEKYFADFLEWFHAHKPKDSQAL
- the rpsU gene encoding 30S ribosomal protein S21, whose product is MPGIKVRENESFDEAYRKFKKQTDRNLVATECRARRFFESATERRKKQKINAKKKMLKRLYILRRYESRL
- a CDS encoding TaqI-like C-terminal specificity domain-containing protein; this encodes MVYALYGLSSEEIAIIGGGQYIVFALLLVGAIHSKLLDLLKLLCEHFASELKEAFYFCEGLSVPNYQYEGKIIYPNMAKEFIAHLDTQGFFTNQKCFILTDNVRDKDRLLYLTAILNSKTNFWYFKQIGATLGASGYEMSKIFVEKLPIPKNPDAKILTQIEDLASRIIELRKSLEEMLNTQKSKAENKIETKEEIQSKELEQNLDSLIYKLYGLDEEEIKIIESEFSSKRERERSEIIDKVYQLVLLFIQSRFASTDFKILNPAESSKTAQNLESNKVAQIQQNFSRLLQDPISDRVYQGKIVWNRISQELCFSYDNKGYMILDSMFMITCSKDIFIKYLLALLNSSLSKYWIKNNAATLGDGIYGAKIYIEKLPIPKITQTNQKIVEQITSLVDEILVIKANCHSEPALASEESLGKKSRGSQGDVSGIRPQHDKSDTSTLEFYVDSLVYQLYNLTDEEIKIIGGNNG
- the fabG gene encoding 3-oxoacyl-ACP reductase FabG; translation: MQFSGKNVLITGASKSIGADIARVLAGYGIKVWINYRSKPELAENLKREIEADGGRAALIPFDATDETTFTEAIKIILESDGELAYLVNNAGITNDKLALRMKTEEFMGVIDANLKSCFLGCREALKIMSKQRMGSVVNIASIIGERGNAGQTNYAASKGGMIAMSKSFAYEGAPRNVRFNCVTPGFVQTDMTDGLSEEIKDTYKKSIPLGRMASGREIANAVAFLLSDNASYITGEVLKVNGGLYM